In Leptospira levettii, the genomic window TTTTTTTCTGTATTTAAACCTGGTTACTTGGCATTTGTGGCCTTTGGACTTTTTTTAGATTTACTCACTAAATATATCATTATTACAAAGATGTACGCACATGAAAGTATTCCTGTGTTAGGTGATTTTTTTAGACTTTCACTTACTTTTAATACAGGATTTGTGTTTGGATTATTCCAAGACAATGCATTACCTTCTTTATTCGCAACAGGATTTGCGATTGTTTTTTTAATCTTTTATCGATGGCAAAATTCTGATTTAGGAAATGTTTGGGGTTGGAACTTTGTTATGGCAGGTGCCTTTGGTAATTTTTTAGACAAATTTTTTGTCAAAATTCCAGGTTCGGGATTCCGATTTGGATTTAGCCCTGAAAAACCTGGGATCGAATTTATCGGAGTTGTAGACTTTTTGGACTTTGAATGGCCAGACTTTTTGCTCTTTGACAGATGGCCTGCGTTTAATGTAGCAGATTCTTGTGTTTCCATCGGAATCGTGATTTTATTGTTCACAATGGATTGGAAGGAATTGGATAAAAAATAATCCAACTTTTAATTAGGAACTAATCTACCCATTTAAGAAGTTTGTAATCCTCTAAGATTTCTTAAATGGTTGAGTGTTTTCGGTACCTCTAGGTTTTTTCTTGGAACTGTTTCCGATTGGGAATTTATAGTAAATAACTTCTCATCACATTGACAGATAAGGTTTTAAAAACATCTTTATCTTCTTCAATTTTTCCCACTTTCCAATTAATGCCTGAGGGAGATGCATACAAACTTCTAGCAGGTTTGCCTTCCGTAGATCCACAAACACGAATTAAATGAATGTTTTTTTCTTTTGCAAGGTTTTCGTAATCACTTAAATCATCTTCATATGTCCGATTAGGATTTGCAGTATCCAAATGGAAAATGATTTCAATATTTTCTTTTTTGAATTCTTCCCATATGGATTTGTTTTGTATATCTTCACCAAGTAATAATCCAAATCGAAGTCCACCCATAATGAAAATTGACTCCGTTACACCTTCC contains:
- a CDS encoding amidohydrolase gives rise to the protein MAVIKIAIYQKNLHKRFTHDEIVKIQQSKAHFLLLPEGYPHLFQSVSPKEGTKHEKEYQDHILEISEKFTGVILGGSHYRNNESGKLVAALPIVQSLVLVDFYEKKTPNPSVDIEVKEGVTESIFIMGGLRFGLLLGEDIQNKSIWEEFKKENIEIIFHLDTANPNRTYEDDLSDYENLAKEKNIHLIRVCGSTEGKPARSLYASPSGINWKVGKIEEDKDVFKTLSVNVMRSYLL
- a CDS encoding lipoprotein signal peptidase is translated as MKLPNTPFFSVFKPGYLAFVAFGLFLDLLTKYIIITKMYAHESIPVLGDFFRLSLTFNTGFVFGLFQDNALPSLFATGFAIVFLIFYRWQNSDLGNVWGWNFVMAGAFGNFLDKFFVKIPGSGFRFGFSPEKPGIEFIGVVDFLDFEWPDFLLFDRWPAFNVADSCVSIGIVILLFTMDWKELDKK